The Gloeomargarita lithophora Alchichica-D10 genomic sequence ATTCCCCAGTCAAAATCGGTGGCACTAACTTTAATTCGTGCTGGACGGTGAAATAACGGTGGGATTGCTCGTAAAGACTACGCTCCCGGGCATCCTCCTGGGCAATTTTTTTCCGCAGTTTGATAATCGCATCAATGATTGCCTCCGGTTTCGGGGGACAACCGGGCAGATACACATCCACCGGGATCACCTTGTCCACCCCCCGCACCACCGTGTAAGAATCCGTGCTAAACATCCCCCCCGTAATCGTGCAGGCACCCATGGCAATCACATACTTCGGTTCAGGCATTTGTTCATACAAGCGTACCAACGCCGGTGCCATCTTCATCGTCACCGTCCCCGCCGTGATGATCAAATCCGCCTGCCGGGGGCTAGAACGGGGAATCAGGCCAAACCGGTCAAAATCAAACCGGGAGCCAATCAAGGCCGCAAACTCGATAAAACAACAACTCGTCCCGTACAACAGCGGCCACAGACTCGACAACCTCGCCCAATCGTACAGGTCATTCAAGGTGGTCAAAACCACATTATTTGCCAGGTCTTGGGTCACCTGGGGACGCTCGATCGGGTTCAGTACCTTGGCTTCACCAAAAGTAGGATTCATGACCATTCCAAAGCTCCTTTGCGCCACGCATAAACCAAGGCAATTACTAGGATAGCAATAAAAATCAATGCCTCCACAAACGCCAACAAGCCCAACTGGTGAAAGGCCACCGCCCAGGGGTAAAGGAACACGGTTTCCACATCAAAAACCACAAACACCAGGGCAAACATATAATAGCGGATATTAAACTGTACCCAGGCTTCCCCCTGGGGTTCCATCCCCGATTCGTAGCTGGTGCGCCGTTCCGGGCCAGTACCCTTGGCTCTCAAGAGGGCAGATAGGCTCAAGGACGCAATCGGCACCACACTACAGACCAGCAAAAATACCAACAAATAATCATATCCACGCAGTTCAAACACAGGTACAGTCCCCGGTAATGGCTACCCCCATCATGCCACAGACCCCCGCAACGGACTAGGGAAAAATCCAGGAAATTTCTATCCCGTGGGCTTTGAAGTCGGTTGGTGATGCGGGGCACTGAAAAAAAGGGGTTATGATAAAAGTGCCCGGGTGAACCCCCACGGAACTCCCATGAGTTACTGCCTCAACCCTGATTGTCCCGCCCCTGAAAATGCCCCCACAGAACTCAACTGTTGCGCTTGCGGTAGTTCTTTGGTGCTGAAAGGGCGTTATCGGGCGGTGAAACCCATTGGTCAAGGGAATTTTGGCCGTACGTTTCAGGCGGTAGATGAGAGCATTCCCTCCCGCCCCCCCTGTGTGATTAAGCTGTTTCAGCCCCAGGTGATCCAATCCCCAGAGGCGATGCAAAAGGCTGTGACCCTATTTGAGCAGGAGGCGGTGCAGTTAGACCGCCTGGGCAACCACCCCCACATTCCCGACCTGTTGGCCTATTTTATTCTGGATGGCAAGTCTTACCTGGTGCAAAAATTTATTGACGGTCAGGATTTGTCCGGCGAACTCCTGCGTAAAGGAGCCTTTGATGAGGCTAAAGTTCGCCAACTGCTCGCCGATCTACTGCCGGTTTTGGACTATATCCACAAGGAAAACGTCATTCACCGGGATGTAAAACCCAAAAATATTATTCGCCAACAATCCGATCAAAAATTATTCCTGGTGGATTTTGGGGCAGTAAAATTTGTGCGCGAATCGGGTTTATTCAAAACCGGCACCGCCATTGGTAGTAGTGGCTTTGCCGCCCCGGAGCAGATGATGGGGAAAGCGGTTTTTGCCAGTGATTTATATAGTTTGGGGGCGACGTGTATTTATTTGCTCACCGGCATTTCCCCCGCCAAACTCTTTAATATCCGGGAAAATGTCTGGCTCTGGCGCCAAGCCCTCAAGCAACCCCTGAGCGAAGGGTTGATGCAGTTGCTGGATAAATTATTGCAACGGTTACCCGGACAGCGGTTTGGCTCGGCAGCCCTTGCCCTGACTGCCTTACAAAATTTGGAACAACCGGCTCGTCCGGTGAGTACCTTAGGGCGATTGGGCGTACCGGGGGGCGGGTTAAGTACACCTTTGAATCCGTTACCGGGTTTGGGGCGGGTGGGCGGTTCGGTCACTGCCACGGGCAACACCAATCCCCCTACTCAAACGGGGCAACCTTCGGGGCGGCTGAACCCGGAGAGCGGTCGGTTGACCCAAAATCCTCCCTCCCGGATTGGCACCCGTACCCCGCCGCCCCAGGTGACCACGGTACAAAAAGACCCCACCTGGACTTGTCTGCACACCCTGGCGGGGCATAGCAACTGGGTCAAGGCGGTGCGTTTTAGCCCGGATAGCCGTTACTTGTTTAGCTGTAGTCGGGATGGGATGGTGCTGTGCTGGGGTTTAAGTTCCCTGAGTTATCCCCGGCAGTTGAGTTGGGGAAGCAACAACCCGACGGCTTTACACGCTTTGGCTCTGAGTCCCGATGGCCGGTTTTTGGCGGCGGCGGGGGAAGAACGGGTGATTAAAATTTGGCAACTGCCGGGGGAAAAACCCCTGCGTACCCTGGGGAATTTATTTAACAAACACGGGGGAACGATTGACTCCCTGGCCATGCGCCCCGATGGGCTGGTACTCGCCAGTGCCAGTGAAGACAAGACGATTAAACTTTGGCAGGTGGATAACGGGGCTTTGTTGACCACCCTCACCGCCCACGCCAGCTACGTCCGTTCGGTGACGTTTACCCCCGATGGCCGGTTGATTGTCAGTGGCAGTTGGGACAATTCGATCAAGGTCTGGCTGACGGATGGGGGTGACCCCCTGCGGAATATTCTGGGGTCGTCCAGTTTTAGCGGCAGTGGCTTTAATGTGGTGGCGGTCAGCCCGGATGGGCGGGTGATTGTCGCTGGCAGTGAGGATACCGCCGCCCATGTGTGGCACCTGCACAATGGCGACCCGATTACCACCCTCACGGGGCACAAGGAAGGGGTACGGGCACTGGCCTATAGCCCCAACGGACGTTACTTGGTGACCGGCGGCTGGGAGGGGAGCATCCGGGTCTGGGATGGGCAATCTTACAATTTATTAATGACCTTGGCCGGCCACGAGAAAGGGATTACGTCCTTGGCCTTTAGCTTGGATCAGCAATGGCTGGCCAGCGGCAGTCGGGATAATACGATTAAGCTCTGGCAGGTAGGGAAGTAAAGGGCACTTCTGTAAATTGCAAATTAGCGGTTGCAGGGGGGCACGCCCCGAAATTGGTTCTAAATAATATGGGCATTTCAGCGAGATAACTTTCTGCTGGTTCCAATAAATAGAGATGTCCTACTGTCAGCCGCAATCAACCAGGGATTTTATCCCCTTGCGATGTTTAGGCAACAACTTCACCGGGACATTCCCACCCCCCCAGCGTGTTAGATTGTTAAAATCATCTAAAAAAAACGGGTAAATACAACCCCCAGCCCATGTTTGAAGCCCTCTCTGAGCAACTGGAAGCCGCCTGGAAAAAACTCCGCGGTCAGGACAAACTCACCGCCAGCAATATCCAAGAACCCCTGAAGGTCGTCCGCCGTGCCCTGATTGATGCGGATGTCAGCGTGCAGGTGGTGCGGGAATTTATCCAGGGCGTGGAAACCCGGGCGGTGGGCAAAGAAGTCATTAGCGGTGTGCGCCCGGATCAACAATTTATCAAAGTCGTTTATGACGAACTGGTGCAGGTGATGGGCACCGAGCAGGTTCCCTTAATCACAGCCCCGCAAAGCCCCAGCATTATTCTCATGGCCGGTCTGCAAGGGACGGGGAAAACCACCGCGGCGGCTAAATTGGCACTGTACTTAAAAAAGCAAGACAAAAAGCCCCTGTTGGTGGCTACGGATATTTACCGCCCGGCGGCCATTGACCAACTGCAAACCCTGGGGCGACAGATCGGGGTGCCGGTGTTTGCCCTGGGTACGGACGTGAACCCGGTCACCATTGCCCAGCAGGGGGTCGCCCATGCCCAGAGTGAGGGGTGCGACTGGGTGATCGTGGATACGGCGGGGCGATTGCAGATTGACCAGGCCATGATGGGGGAATTGGCGCAGATTAAAACCACCATTCAGCCCCAGGAAGTCCTACTGGTGGTGGATGCCATGACCGGCCAGGAGGCGGCCAACCTCACCCGCACCTTCCATGAGCAAATTGGCATCACCGGGGCGATTTTGACCAAGTTGGATGGGGATGCGCGGGGGGGAGCGGCCTTGTCCGTGCGGCAGATTTCTGGCCAACCGATTAAATTTATCGGCACGGGCGAAAAAGTCGAAGCCCTGCAACCCTTTTACCCGGAACGCATGGCCTCCCGGATTTTGGGGATGGGGGACGTGCTGACCCTGGTGGAAAAAGCCCAGGAAACGGTGGATTTGGCCGATGCGGAGCGTCTGCAAGAAAAAATTCTGCGGGCGCAGTTTGACTTCAGCGATTTTGTGCAACAGTTGCGCCTGCTGAAAAATATGGGTTCCCTGGGCGGGTTTATGAAACTCATCCCCGGCATGAACCAGATCAAACCGGAGCAGATTCAACAGGCGGAAAAGCAGTTGAAACGCGCCGAAGCCATGATCAATTCCATGACCACTAGGGAGCGGCAACAACCGGATATTCTCGCCAGTCATCCCTCCCGGCGGCGGCGCATTGCCAAGGGTTCCGGCCACACGGAAGCGGAAGTGACCAAATTGGTGCAGGATTTTCAGCAGATGCGGACCATGATGCAACGGATGAGCATGGGGGGGCTACCGGGGATGGGGGATGCGCCCAACCTGGCGGGGATGGGTTCGGGGCGGTCGGCACGCCGCAAACAACAGGGCAAGAAACGCAAGGGTTTTGGGCAGTTGTAGTTGCTTTTGGGCTTTCCGAGGATGTATCTTCTCCAAGTCAATCCAAAATGTTGCCTTGACCGTATATGAGGTAAATTTTCCCTGCGGAGGTTCTCAAATGAAGCGGTTATTGCTGTTATTGCCCGTGCTACTGGTCACTGCTGTGCTGGATGGGGGTCAATCCATCAATGCCCTCCAGTCGCTGATTCCCACACCTGTCGCCCAAGCCAATTCCAAACCCGCCAATGTGGGGGGGCCATTGAGCCAAGAATTGCAGAATCAACCCGTGGTGGTGGATATGTTCGCAACCTGGTGTGCGGGCTGTCAAAACATCAAGCCAACTCTGACCCAGTTACGCCAGCGCTATCAAGGTAAGGTGAATTTCGTCGTTTTTGATGTCTCCGACAAAAAAACAGCCCAAGCAGCGGAAACCCAAGCCCAAAAAATGGGGCTGGGGCAATATTTTGCCAAGACCAAAAGTCAAACCAGTACCGTGGCGATTATTGATCCCAGGACGGGCAACATTTTAGCCCAATACAAAAACAATCCCCGGCTAGAAGACTATACCCAGGTGCTGGATGCCGCCCTCGCTAAATCTAAATAGCACCACTGGTATAAGGCTTTGTTCCCCACAGATGCTCTATCCAAGACAAGTTGGCAATCCCCTTGCAGAAAACGATTCACGCCAGGGTTAAAGGGGATTGCTACCTGAAATTAATGGGGATTTGTGCATAGCAGATATTGGTCTAGTTCGACCACCAAATGGATACGCCACATCCTGAGATCAAAATTTTGTGCTACGTCCATACCAAAGGAGAGCAATCATGACCCATCCTACCTCTAAGTCCAGTTTGCCTCTGAAGCTAAAATCTCTCGGTTTTCCTGGCCGGAAACTCCTTGTTTATTTGGGCTTAGGGAGCTTGGGAATTTTTACCGCAGTGGCCTTAATTGTAGTCTGGCCTGCATTGAGTTCCTTAATCGAGCGTAGTGTTTCTTTGGCCGAACAGACCTATGAGCGTTGGCTTCAAAACCAAAATGTTTCCAACCCCCTATTGCTCCTGGTGTTTGCTTTTTTGGGTGGCATCATTGCCAGTATTTCCCCGTGTATTTTGGCTCTTTTGCCGGTGAATTTAAGTTATATTGGCACTTTGAATATCACTTCCCGTTGGGATGCCTTTCGCAAGGCGGGCTTGTTTGTTCTGGGAACAGTCATTATTCTTAGCCTTTTTGGCCTGGTTTCTGGCTTTGCCGGTTTTGTGATGGTTGATTACCGGGGGTGGATTCATTTAGCAGTGGGTCTGTTGATGATAGTGATGGCTCTTTGGCTTTTGAATCTGGTGCAACTGCCCTTACCAGCCATCAGCCCCCATCTTCCCCAAGCGGGACCTTTGGGGGTGGGGGTCACCTTTGCTCTGGTCAGTTCTCCTTGCGCCAGTCCCGTGCTTTTTTCGGTTCTAGCGGCGGCGGGCACCAGTGGTTCACAATGGTTATCCGTACTGACAATGTTTAGCTACGGATTGGGCTACACATTGCTGATTTTTCTGGCAAGTTTGTTCACGGGGTTGACCAAGCAAAGCCGTCGCTTGCTCCGCCACTCCGAAACTATTGTTCGTTTAGGAGCTTTGGCATTACTTCTAACCGGGGGGTATTACCTGTACCACGGAGCCATCTGGTTTTGAAGACTGTTGCAAGAATAATAATCTGAAAATGATCTGCTCTTATGACCGGGGGAACCCAACTCCCCGGCGAGGTCAGTATCCCACCCCCTGGCGGCGGTCGTTTTGGCACAACCTTAAAAATACCTAGAGATTCCCCCCGCCCTGGGAAATGCTTGTGCTACAACCGGTAATGTCTGGGCGCACTCTCGGTAATTGACCATGAAACAACTGCCAGCTTCGATTTGGACGCTCACGGTGGGGATTGTTGTCACCCTGATTGCTTTTTGGGCAGGGGGTCACAATGGTTTATTCCCGGAGCAAGCCTCGGCGCAAGCTCCCCTGGTGGACAACTTTTTTAATCTCATGTTTATGATCGCCGTTGCCCTGTTTTTGTTGGTGGCGGGGACGATTATTTTCTTTATGATTCAATTCCGCCAACGTCCTGGGGATGAGGGGGATGGGGTGCCCCTGGAGGGGGATTTTGCCCTGGAAGCCTACTGGACATTGATTCCGGCGGTGATTGTGATTGTCCTGGGGATTTATAGCGTGGAAGTGTTCACGGAAATGGGCGGGTTTGCGCCGGGGGGCGGGGGTGGCAATCATTTGTTTATGAGCCATCATTCCCACCATAAAATGAAAACCCAATTGGTGAGTGATACGGATGCACCGGATGCGTCCATGACCGAAGAATTTAACGCCGAATATGGTTTTGGGGGCACCGATCAAGCCGATGTGACGGTAACCGTAACCGGGATGCAGTATGCCTGGATTTTTAATTATCCAGAGCAAAATGTGACCGCCGGGGAATTGCATATTCCGGTGGATAAAACGGTGCAATTAAATATCAAGGCCGCCGATGTGATTCACTCCTTTTGGGTGCCCCAGTTTCGCCTGAAGCAGGATGCGATTCCCGGCCACAATACGGAACTGCGATTCACCGCTACGAAAGTCGGGGATTACCCGGTGGTCTGTGCGGAATTGTGTGGGGGTTACCACGGTGCCATGCGTACCCGGGTGTATGTCCATACCCAAACCGAATACGACCAGTGGTTAGCAGAAAATCAGTTTGCCCAAAACCCCGATTTATCCGGGGCAGTGGCGGTTCATGCTGAGGAATAGCGGTTAATTTTGTTAATTTCTTTCACTTGAGGAACTCTATTTATGGCACAGGCACAACTTCCCGTTTCCAGTGAATTGCCCCAGGCTTCTGGGCACCATCCTACCGCCTGGAAATGGTACGACTATTTCACCTTTAATGTGGATCACAAGTTGATTGGGATTCAGTATTTGGTTTTTTCGTTTGTGTTTTATCTGGTGGGCGGGTTGATGGCGGTGGTGATGCGTACCGAATTATACACCCCGGATGCGGATGTGATTGACCCGAATTTATACAACGCCCTGCTGACCAACCACGGCACGATTATGATTTTTGGTTGGATTGTCCCGGCGGCGATTGGGGGATTTGGCAATTTCCTAGTGCCTTTGATGATCGGGGCACGGGATATGGCTTTTCCCCGCTTGAATGCCTTGGCTTTTTGGATGTTGCCCCCGGCGGGTTTGTTGTTGGTAGGTAGCTTCTTTTTCGGGGGAGCGCAGGCGGGTTGGACCTCCTATCCGCCCCTGAGTTTGATCACCGCTAATACCGCCCAGTCCATGTGGTGTTTGAGCATCATTTTAGCGGGGACTTCCTCGATTTTGGGTTCGGTGAATTTTGTGGTCACGATGGTGAAAATGCGGGTGCCCAGTATGGCTTGGGATCAGATGCCCCTATTTTGTTGGGCAATGATGGCCACCTCCGTGCTGGCTTTGTTGTCCACGCCGGTATTAGCAATTGGGTTGACTTTGTTGTTTTTTGATATTAACTTTGGCACCTCGTTTTTCAAACCCGATGCGGGGGGGAATGTGATTATTTACCAGCATTTGTTCTGGTTCTATTCCCACCCGGCGGTGTATTTGATGATTTTGCCTATTTTTGGCATCATGTCGGAGGTGATTCCTGTCCATGCCCGCAAACCCATCTTTGGTTATAAGGCGATTGTGGGTTCGAGTATGGTGATTTGTTTGATTGGTTTGTTTGTGTGGGTACACCACATGTTCACCAGTGGTACGCCCCCCTGGATGCGGATGTTTTTCACGGTTTCGACCTTGATTGTGGCGGTGCCAACGGGGGTGAAGATTTTTAGTTGGACAGCGACCCTGTGGGGCGGGAAAATTCGCTACACCAGTGCCATGTTGTTCGCCATTGGTTTGTTAATTATGTTTGTCGTCGGGGGCTTGAGTGGGGTCACCCTGGGCACGGCGCCGGTGGATATTCACATGCACGACACCTATTATGTGGTGGCGCATTTCCACTACGTTTTATTTGGGGGTTCGGTATTTGGTCTATATGCGGGAATTTACCATTGGTTCCCCAAAATGACCGGTAAAATGCTCAATGAACCCCTGGGCAAGGTGCATTTTCTGTTGACCTTGATTGGGGCGAATATAACCTTTTTACCCATGCACGTTTTGGGTACCCAGGGGATGCCCCGCCGGGTGGCGATGTATGACCC encodes the following:
- a CDS encoding TlpA family protein disulfide reductase, coding for MKRLLLLLPVLLVTAVLDGGQSINALQSLIPTPVAQANSKPANVGGPLSQELQNQPVVVDMFATWCAGCQNIKPTLTQLRQRYQGKVNFVVFDVSDKKTAQAAETQAQKMGLGQYFAKTKSQTSTVAIIDPRTGNILAQYKNNPRLEDYTQVLDAALAKSK
- the ctaD gene encoding cytochrome c oxidase subunit I encodes the protein MAQAQLPVSSELPQASGHHPTAWKWYDYFTFNVDHKLIGIQYLVFSFVFYLVGGLMAVVMRTELYTPDADVIDPNLYNALLTNHGTIMIFGWIVPAAIGGFGNFLVPLMIGARDMAFPRLNALAFWMLPPAGLLLVGSFFFGGAQAGWTSYPPLSLITANTAQSMWCLSIILAGTSSILGSVNFVVTMVKMRVPSMAWDQMPLFCWAMMATSVLALLSTPVLAIGLTLLFFDINFGTSFFKPDAGGNVIIYQHLFWFYSHPAVYLMILPIFGIMSEVIPVHARKPIFGYKAIVGSSMVICLIGLFVWVHHMFTSGTPPWMRMFFTVSTLIVAVPTGVKIFSWTATLWGGKIRYTSAMLFAIGLLIMFVVGGLSGVTLGTAPVDIHMHDTYYVVAHFHYVLFGGSVFGLYAGIYHWFPKMTGKMLNEPLGKVHFLLTLIGANITFLPMHVLGTQGMPRRVAMYDPQFTHINQICTIGAFVLAFSVIPFLVNVVWSWGWGEKASGNPWRALTLEWTTASPPIIENWHRLPVLTQGPYDYGFNGHEEAEITSSHF
- a CDS encoding NAD(P)H-quinone oxidoreductase subunit 3; the encoded protein is MFELRGYDYLLVFLLVCSVVPIASLSLSALLRAKGTGPERRTSYESGMEPQGEAWVQFNIRYYMFALVFVVFDVETVFLYPWAVAFHQLGLLAFVEALIFIAILVIALVYAWRKGALEWS
- the ffh gene encoding signal recognition particle protein gives rise to the protein MFEALSEQLEAAWKKLRGQDKLTASNIQEPLKVVRRALIDADVSVQVVREFIQGVETRAVGKEVISGVRPDQQFIKVVYDELVQVMGTEQVPLITAPQSPSIILMAGLQGTGKTTAAAKLALYLKKQDKKPLLVATDIYRPAAIDQLQTLGRQIGVPVFALGTDVNPVTIAQQGVAHAQSEGCDWVIVDTAGRLQIDQAMMGELAQIKTTIQPQEVLLVVDAMTGQEAANLTRTFHEQIGITGAILTKLDGDARGGAALSVRQISGQPIKFIGTGEKVEALQPFYPERMASRILGMGDVLTLVEKAQETVDLADAERLQEKILRAQFDFSDFVQQLRLLKNMGSLGGFMKLIPGMNQIKPEQIQQAEKQLKRAEAMINSMTTRERQQPDILASHPSRRRRIAKGSGHTEAEVTKLVQDFQQMRTMMQRMSMGGLPGMGDAPNLAGMGSGRSARRKQQGKKRKGFGQL
- a CDS encoding cytochrome c biogenesis CcdA family protein, translating into MTHPTSKSSLPLKLKSLGFPGRKLLVYLGLGSLGIFTAVALIVVWPALSSLIERSVSLAEQTYERWLQNQNVSNPLLLLVFAFLGGIIASISPCILALLPVNLSYIGTLNITSRWDAFRKAGLFVLGTVIILSLFGLVSGFAGFVMVDYRGWIHLAVGLLMIVMALWLLNLVQLPLPAISPHLPQAGPLGVGVTFALVSSPCASPVLFSVLAAAGTSGSQWLSVLTMFSYGLGYTLLIFLASLFTGLTKQSRRLLRHSETIVRLGALALLLTGGYYLYHGAIWF
- a CDS encoding NADH dehydrogenase subunit K; translation: MVMNPTFGEAKVLNPIERPQVTQDLANNVVLTTLNDLYDWARLSSLWPLLYGTSCCFIEFAALIGSRFDFDRFGLIPRSSPRQADLIITAGTVTMKMAPALVRLYEQMPEPKYVIAMGACTITGGMFSTDSYTVVRGVDKVIPVDVYLPGCPPKPEAIIDAIIKLRKKIAQEDARERSLYEQSHRYFTVQHELKLVPPILTGEYLQSPTRQAPPRELAQAMGLPVGVLEAQTEEVSGG
- a CDS encoding serine/threonine-protein kinase — protein: MSYCLNPDCPAPENAPTELNCCACGSSLVLKGRYRAVKPIGQGNFGRTFQAVDESIPSRPPCVIKLFQPQVIQSPEAMQKAVTLFEQEAVQLDRLGNHPHIPDLLAYFILDGKSYLVQKFIDGQDLSGELLRKGAFDEAKVRQLLADLLPVLDYIHKENVIHRDVKPKNIIRQQSDQKLFLVDFGAVKFVRESGLFKTGTAIGSSGFAAPEQMMGKAVFASDLYSLGATCIYLLTGISPAKLFNIRENVWLWRQALKQPLSEGLMQLLDKLLQRLPGQRFGSAALALTALQNLEQPARPVSTLGRLGVPGGGLSTPLNPLPGLGRVGGSVTATGNTNPPTQTGQPSGRLNPESGRLTQNPPSRIGTRTPPPQVTTVQKDPTWTCLHTLAGHSNWVKAVRFSPDSRYLFSCSRDGMVLCWGLSSLSYPRQLSWGSNNPTALHALALSPDGRFLAAAGEERVIKIWQLPGEKPLRTLGNLFNKHGGTIDSLAMRPDGLVLASASEDKTIKLWQVDNGALLTTLTAHASYVRSVTFTPDGRLIVSGSWDNSIKVWLTDGGDPLRNILGSSSFSGSGFNVVAVSPDGRVIVAGSEDTAAHVWHLHNGDPITTLTGHKEGVRALAYSPNGRYLVTGGWEGSIRVWDGQSYNLLMTLAGHEKGITSLAFSLDQQWLASGSRDNTIKLWQVGK
- a CDS encoding cytochrome c oxidase subunit II encodes the protein MKQLPASIWTLTVGIVVTLIAFWAGGHNGLFPEQASAQAPLVDNFFNLMFMIAVALFLLVAGTIIFFMIQFRQRPGDEGDGVPLEGDFALEAYWTLIPAVIVIVLGIYSVEVFTEMGGFAPGGGGGNHLFMSHHSHHKMKTQLVSDTDAPDASMTEEFNAEYGFGGTDQADVTVTVTGMQYAWIFNYPEQNVTAGELHIPVDKTVQLNIKAADVIHSFWVPQFRLKQDAIPGHNTELRFTATKVGDYPVVCAELCGGYHGAMRTRVYVHTQTEYDQWLAENQFAQNPDLSGAVAVHAEE